A region of Bacteroidales bacterium DNA encodes the following proteins:
- a CDS encoding Holliday junction branch migration DNA helicase RuvB — protein sequence IATAVSEDPGTIEEVYEPFLIKEGYLKRTPRGREVTPIAYTNLGINKYKDPEFLF from the coding sequence ATTGCCACAGCCGTCAGTGAGGATCCGGGAACCATTGAAGAAGTATATGAGCCGTTCCTGATCAAGGAAGGCTATCTCAAACGTACGCCACGTGGAAGGGAGGTTACTCCTATTGCTTATACCAACCTGGGGATCAATAAATATAAAGATCCCGAATTTTTGTTCTGA